Proteins from a genomic interval of Homo sapiens chromosome 6 genomic scaffold, GRCh38.p14 alternate locus group ALT_REF_LOCI_2 HSCHR6_MHC_COX_CTG1:
- the BAG6 gene encoding large proline-rich protein BAG6 isoform 17 (isoform 17 is encoded by transcript variant 42) — protein sequence MEPNDSTSTAVEEPDSLEVLVKTLDSQTRTFIVGAQMNVKEFKEHIAASVSIPSEKQRLIYQGRVLQDDKKLQEYNVGGKVIHLVERAPPQTHLPSGASSGTGSASATHGGGSPPGTRGPGASVHDRNANSYVMVGTFNLPSDGSAVDVHINMEQAPIQSEPRVRLVMAQHMIRDIQTLLSRMECRGGPQPQHSQPPPQPPAVTPEPVALSSQTSEPVESEAPPREPMEAEEVEERAPAQNPELTPGPAPAGPTPAPETNAPNHPSPAEYVEVLQELQRLESRLQPFLQRYYEVLGAAATTDYNNNHEGREEDQRLINLVGESLRLLGNTFVALSDLRCNLACTPPRHLHVVRPMSHYTTPMVLQQAAIPIQINVGTTVTMTGNGTRPPPTPNAEAPPPGPGQASSVAPSSTNVESSAEGAPPPGPAPPPATSHPRVIRISHQSVEPVVMMHMNIQGQQVPGFPTAPTRVVIARPTPPQARPSHPGGPPVSGTLGAGLGTNASLAQMVSGLVGQLLMQPVLVAQGTPGMAPPPAPATASASAGTTNTATTAGPAPGGPAQPPPTPQPSMADLQFSQLLGNLLGPAGPGAGGSGVASPTITVAMPGVPAFLQGMTDFLQATQTAPPPPPPPPPPPPAPEQQTMPPPGSPSGGAGSPGGLGLESLSPEFFTSVVQGVLSSLLGSLGARAGSSESIAAFIQRLSGSSNIFEPGADGALGFFGALLSLLCQNFSMVDVVMLLHGHFQPLQRLQPQLRSFFHQHYLGGQEPTPSNIRMATHTLITGLEEYVRESFSLVQVQPGVDIIRTNLEFLQEQFNSIAAHVLHCTDSGFGARLLELCNQGLFECLALNLHCLGGQQMELAAVINGRIRRMSRGVNPSLVSWLTTMMGLRLQVVLEHMPVGPDAILRYVRRVGDPPQPLPEEPMEVQGAERASPEPQRENASPAPGTTAEEAMSRGPPPAPEGGSRDEQDGASAETEPWAAAVPPEWVPIIQQDIQSQRKVKPQPPLSDAYLSGMPAKRRKTMQGEGPQLLLSEAVSRAAKAAGARPLTSPESLSRDLEAPEVQESYRQQLRSDIQKRLQEDPNYSPQRFPNAQRAFADDP from the exons ATGGAGCCTAATGATAGTACCAGTACCGCTGTGGAGGAGCCTGACAGCTTGGAGGTGTTGGTGAAGACCTTGGACTCTCAAACTCGTACCTTTATTGTGGGGGCCCAG ATGAATGTAAAAGAGTTTAAGGAGCACATTGCTGCCTCTGTCAGCATCCCATCTGAAAAACAACGGCTCATTTACCAGGGACGAGTTCTGCAAGATGATAAGAAGCTTCAGGAATACA ATGTTGGGGGAAAGGTTATCCACCTGGTGGAACGGGCTCCTCCTCAGACTCACCTCCCTTCTGGGGCATCTTCTGGGACGGGGTCTGCCTCAGCCACTCATGGTGGGGGATCCCCCCCTGGTACTCGGGGGCCTGGGGCCTCTGTTCATGACCGGAATGCCAACAGCTATGTCATGGTTGGAACCTTCAATCTTCCT AGTGACGGCTCTGCTGTGGATGTTCACATCAACATGGAACAGGCCCCGATTCAG AGTGAGCCCCGGGTACGGCTGGTGATGGCTCAGCACATGATCAGGGATATACAGACCTTACTATCCCGGATGGAG TGTCGAGGAGGGCCCCAACCGCAGCACAGTCAGCCGCCCCCGCAGCCACCGGCTGTGACCCCGGAGCCAGTAGCCTTGAGCTCTCAAACATCAGAACCAGTTGAAAGTGAAGCACCTCCCCGGGAGCCCATGGAGGCAGAAGAAGTGGAGGAGCGTGCCCCAGCCCAGAACCCGGAGCTCACTCCTGGCCCAGCCCCAGCGGGCCCAACACCTGCCCCGGAAACAAATGCACCCAA CCATCCTTCCCCTGCGGAGTATGTCGAGGTGCTCCAGGAGCTACAGCGGCTGGAGAGTCGCCTCCAGCCCTTCTTGCAGCGCTACTACGAGGTTCTGGGTGCTGCTGCCACCACGGACTACAATAACAAT CACGAGGGCCGGGAGGAGGATCAGCGGTTGATCAACTTGGTAGGGGAGAGCCTGCGACTGCTGGGCAACACCTTTGTTGCACTGTCTGACCTGCGCTGCAATCTGGCCTGCACGCCCCCACGACACCTGCATGTGGTCCGGCCTATGTCTCACTACACCACCCCCATGGTGCTCCAGCAGGCAGCCATTCCCATACAG ATCAATGTGGGAACCACTGTGACCATGACAGGAAATGGGACTCGGCCCCCCCCAACTCCCAATGCAGAGGCACCTCCCCCTGGTCCTGGGCAGGCCTCATCCGTGGCTCCGTCTTCTACCAATGTCGAGTCCTCAGCTGAGGGGGCTCCCCCGCCAGGTCCAGCTCCCCCGCCAGCCACCAGCCACCCGAGGGTCATCCGGATTTCCCACCAGAGTGTGGAACCCGTGGTCATGATGCACATGAACATTCAAG GACAGCAGGTGCCAGGCTTCCCAACAGCTCCAACCCGGGTGGTGATTGCCCGGCCCACTCCTCCACAGGCTCGGCCTTCCCATCCTGGAGGGCCCCCAGTCTCTGGGACACTG GGCGCCGGTCTGGGTACCAATGCCTCGTTGGCCCAGATGGTGAGCGGCCTTGTGGGGCAGCTTCTTATGCAGCCAGTCCTTGTGG CTCAGGGGACCCCAGGTATGGCTCCACCGCCAGCCCCTGCCACTGCTTCTGCCAGTGCTGGCACCACCAACACAGCTACCACAGCTGGCCCCGCTCCTGGGGGGCCTGCCCAGCCTCCACCCACCCCTCAACCCTCCATGGCTGATCTTCAGTTCTCTCAGCTTCTGGGGAACCTGCTAGGGCCTGCagggccaggggctggagggtcTGGTGTGGCTTCTCCCACCATCACTGTGGCGATGCCTGGTGTCCCTGCCTTTCTCCAAGGCATGACTGACTTCTTGCAG GCAACACAGACAgcccctccaccacccccacctcctccacccccaccacctgCCCCAGAGCAGCAGACCATGCCCCCACCAGGCTCCCCTTCTGGTGGCGCAGGGAGTCCTGGAGGCCTGGGTCTTGAGAGCCTGTCACCGGAGTTTTTTACCTCAGTGGTGCAGGGTGTGCTCAGCTCCCTGCTGGGCTCCCTGGGGGCTCGGGCTGGCAGCAGTGAAAGTATTGCTGCCTTCATACAACGCCTCAGTGGATCCAGCAACATCTTTGAGCCTGGAGCTGATGGGGCCCTTG GATTCTTTGGGGCCTTGCTTTCTCTTCTGTGCCAGAACTTCTCTATGGTGGACGTAGTGATGCTTCTCCATGGGCATTTCCAGCCACTACAACGGCTCCAGCCCCAGCTGCGATCCTTCTTCCACCAGCACTACCTGGGTGGTCAGGAGCCCACACCCAGTAACATCCGG ATGGCAACCCACACATTGATCACGGGGCTAGAAGAGTATGTGCGGGAGAGTTTT TCCTTGGTGCAGGTTCAGCCAGGTGTGGACATCATCCGGACAAACCTGGAATTTCTCCAAGAGCAGTTTAATAGCATTGCTGCGCATGTGCTGCATTGCACAG ATAGTGGATTTGGGGCCCGGTTGCTGGAGTTGTGTAACCAAGGCCTGTTTGAATGCCTGGCCCTAAACCTGCACTGCTTGGGGGGACAGCAGATGGAGCTTGCTGCTGTTATCAATGGCCGAATT CGTCGTATGTCTCGTGGGGTGAATCCCTCCTTGGTGAGCTGGCTGACCACTATGATGGGACTGAGGCTTCAGGTGGTACTGGagcacatgcctgtaggcccTGATGCCATTCTCAGATACGTTCGCAGGGTTGGTGATCCCCCCCAG CCACTTCCTGAGGAGCCAATGGAAGTTCAGGGAGCAGAAAGAGCTTCCCCTGAGCCTCAG CGGGAGAAtgcttccccagcccctggaacAACAGCAGAAGAGGCCATGTCCCGAGGTCCACCTCCTGCTCCTGAGGGGGGCTCCCGGGATGAACAGGATGGAGCTTCAGCTGAGACAGAACCTTGGGCAGCTGCAGTCCCCCCA GAATGGGTCCCTATTATCCAGCAGGACATTCAGAGCCAGCGGAAGGTGAAACCGCAGCCCCCTCTGAGTGATGCCTACCTCAGTGGTATGCCTGCCAAGAGACGCAAG ACGATGCAGGGTGAGGGCCCCCAGCTGCTTCTCTCAGAGGCTGTGAGCCGGGCAGCTAAGGCAGCCGGAGCTCGGCCCCTGACGAGCCCCGAGAGCCTGAGCCGGGACCTGGAGGCACCAGAGGTTCAGGAGAGCTACAGGCAGCAG CTCCGGTCTGATATACAAAAACGACTGCAGGAAGACCCCAACTACAGTCCCCAGCGCTTCCCCAATGCCCAGCGGGCCTTTGCTGATGATCCTTAG
- the BAG6 gene encoding large proline-rich protein BAG6 isoform 9 (isoform 9 is encoded by transcript variant 48): protein MEPNDSTSTAVEEPDSLEVLVKTLDSQTRTFIVGAQMNVKEFKEHIAASVSIPSEKQRLIYQGRVLQDDKKLQEYNVGGKVIHLVERAPPQTHLPSGASSGTGSASATHGGGSPPGTRGPGASVHDRNANSYVMVGTFNLPSDGSAVDVHINMEQAPIQSEPRVRLVMAQHMIRDIQTLLSRMECRGGPQPQHSQPPPQPPAVTPEPVALSSQTSEPVESEAPPREPMEAEEVEERAPAQNPELTPGPAPAGPTPAPETNAPNHPSPAEYVEVLQELQRLESRLQPFLQRYYEVLGAAATTDYNNNHEGREEDQRLINLVGESLRLLGNTFVALSDLRCNLACTPPRHLHVVRPMSHYTTPMVLQQAAIPIQINVGTTVTMTGNGTRPPPTPNAEAPPPGPGQASSVAPSSTNVESSAEGAPPPGPAPPPATSHPRVIRISHQSVEPVVMMHMNIQGPLSLSPCPDSGTQPGGVPSAPTGPLGPPGHGQTLGQQVPGFPTAPTRVVIARPTPPQARPSHPGGPPVSGTLGAGLGTNASLAQMVSGLVGQLLMQPVLVAQGTPGMAPPPAPATASASAGTTNTATTAGPAPGGPAQPPPTPQPSMADLQFSQLLGNLLGPAGPGAGGSGVASPTITVAMPGVPAFLQGMTDFLQATQTAPPPPPPPPPPPPAPEQQTMPPPGSPSGGAGSPGGLGLESLSPEFFTSVVQGVLSSLLGSLGARAGSSESIAAFIQRLSGSSNIFEPGADGALGFFGALLSLLCQNFSMVDVVMLLHGHFQPLQRLQPQLRSFFHQHYLGGQEPTPSNIRMATHTLITGLEEYVRESFSLVQVQPGVDIIRTNLEFLQEQFNSIAAHVLHCTDSGFGARLLELCNQGLFECLALNLHCLGGQQMELAAVINGRIRRMSRGVNPSLVSWLTTMMGLRLQVVLEHMPVGPDAILRYVRRVGDPPQPLPEEPMEVQGAERASPEPQRENASPAPGTTAEEAMSRGPPPAPEGGSRDEQDGASAETEPWAAAVPPEWVPIIQQDIQSQRKVKPQPPLSDAYLSGMPAKRRKTMQGEGPQLLLSEAVSRAAKAAGARPLTSPESLSRDLEAPEVQESYRQQLRSDIQKRLQEDPNYSPQRFPNAQRAFADDP from the exons ATGGAGCCTAATGATAGTACCAGTACCGCTGTGGAGGAGCCTGACAGCTTGGAGGTGTTGGTGAAGACCTTGGACTCTCAAACTCGTACCTTTATTGTGGGGGCCCAG ATGAATGTAAAAGAGTTTAAGGAGCACATTGCTGCCTCTGTCAGCATCCCATCTGAAAAACAACGGCTCATTTACCAGGGACGAGTTCTGCAAGATGATAAGAAGCTTCAGGAATACA ATGTTGGGGGAAAGGTTATCCACCTGGTGGAACGGGCTCCTCCTCAGACTCACCTCCCTTCTGGGGCATCTTCTGGGACGGGGTCTGCCTCAGCCACTCATGGTGGGGGATCCCCCCCTGGTACTCGGGGGCCTGGGGCCTCTGTTCATGACCGGAATGCCAACAGCTATGTCATGGTTGGAACCTTCAATCTTCCT AGTGACGGCTCTGCTGTGGATGTTCACATCAACATGGAACAGGCCCCGATTCAG AGTGAGCCCCGGGTACGGCTGGTGATGGCTCAGCACATGATCAGGGATATACAGACCTTACTATCCCGGATGGAG TGTCGAGGAGGGCCCCAACCGCAGCACAGTCAGCCGCCCCCGCAGCCACCGGCTGTGACCCCGGAGCCAGTAGCCTTGAGCTCTCAAACATCAGAACCAGTTGAAAGTGAAGCACCTCCCCGGGAGCCCATGGAGGCAGAAGAAGTGGAGGAGCGTGCCCCAGCCCAGAACCCGGAGCTCACTCCTGGCCCAGCCCCAGCGGGCCCAACACCTGCCCCGGAAACAAATGCACCCAA CCATCCTTCCCCTGCGGAGTATGTCGAGGTGCTCCAGGAGCTACAGCGGCTGGAGAGTCGCCTCCAGCCCTTCTTGCAGCGCTACTACGAGGTTCTGGGTGCTGCTGCCACCACGGACTACAATAACAAT CACGAGGGCCGGGAGGAGGATCAGCGGTTGATCAACTTGGTAGGGGAGAGCCTGCGACTGCTGGGCAACACCTTTGTTGCACTGTCTGACCTGCGCTGCAATCTGGCCTGCACGCCCCCACGACACCTGCATGTGGTCCGGCCTATGTCTCACTACACCACCCCCATGGTGCTCCAGCAGGCAGCCATTCCCATACAG ATCAATGTGGGAACCACTGTGACCATGACAGGAAATGGGACTCGGCCCCCCCCAACTCCCAATGCAGAGGCACCTCCCCCTGGTCCTGGGCAGGCCTCATCCGTGGCTCCGTCTTCTACCAATGTCGAGTCCTCAGCTGAGGGGGCTCCCCCGCCAGGTCCAGCTCCCCCGCCAGCCACCAGCCACCCGAGGGTCATCCGGATTTCCCACCAGAGTGTGGAACCCGTGGTCATGATGCACATGAACATTCAAG GGccactgtctctgtctccctgccCAGATTCTGGCACACAGCCTGGTGGTGTTCCGAGTGCTCCCACTGGCCCCCTGGGACCCCCTGGTCATGGCCAAACCCTGG GACAGCAGGTGCCAGGCTTCCCAACAGCTCCAACCCGGGTGGTGATTGCCCGGCCCACTCCTCCACAGGCTCGGCCTTCCCATCCTGGAGGGCCCCCAGTCTCTGGGACACTG GGCGCCGGTCTGGGTACCAATGCCTCGTTGGCCCAGATGGTGAGCGGCCTTGTGGGGCAGCTTCTTATGCAGCCAGTCCTTGTGG CTCAGGGGACCCCAGGTATGGCTCCACCGCCAGCCCCTGCCACTGCTTCTGCCAGTGCTGGCACCACCAACACAGCTACCACAGCTGGCCCCGCTCCTGGGGGGCCTGCCCAGCCTCCACCCACCCCTCAACCCTCCATGGCTGATCTTCAGTTCTCTCAGCTTCTGGGGAACCTGCTAGGGCCTGCagggccaggggctggagggtcTGGTGTGGCTTCTCCCACCATCACTGTGGCGATGCCTGGTGTCCCTGCCTTTCTCCAAGGCATGACTGACTTCTTGCAG GCAACACAGACAgcccctccaccacccccacctcctccacccccaccacctgCCCCAGAGCAGCAGACCATGCCCCCACCAGGCTCCCCTTCTGGTGGCGCAGGGAGTCCTGGAGGCCTGGGTCTTGAGAGCCTGTCACCGGAGTTTTTTACCTCAGTGGTGCAGGGTGTGCTCAGCTCCCTGCTGGGCTCCCTGGGGGCTCGGGCTGGCAGCAGTGAAAGTATTGCTGCCTTCATACAACGCCTCAGTGGATCCAGCAACATCTTTGAGCCTGGAGCTGATGGGGCCCTTG GATTCTTTGGGGCCTTGCTTTCTCTTCTGTGCCAGAACTTCTCTATGGTGGACGTAGTGATGCTTCTCCATGGGCATTTCCAGCCACTACAACGGCTCCAGCCCCAGCTGCGATCCTTCTTCCACCAGCACTACCTGGGTGGTCAGGAGCCCACACCCAGTAACATCCGG ATGGCAACCCACACATTGATCACGGGGCTAGAAGAGTATGTGCGGGAGAGTTTT TCCTTGGTGCAGGTTCAGCCAGGTGTGGACATCATCCGGACAAACCTGGAATTTCTCCAAGAGCAGTTTAATAGCATTGCTGCGCATGTGCTGCATTGCACAG ATAGTGGATTTGGGGCCCGGTTGCTGGAGTTGTGTAACCAAGGCCTGTTTGAATGCCTGGCCCTAAACCTGCACTGCTTGGGGGGACAGCAGATGGAGCTTGCTGCTGTTATCAATGGCCGAATT CGTCGTATGTCTCGTGGGGTGAATCCCTCCTTGGTGAGCTGGCTGACCACTATGATGGGACTGAGGCTTCAGGTGGTACTGGagcacatgcctgtaggcccTGATGCCATTCTCAGATACGTTCGCAGGGTTGGTGATCCCCCCCAG CCACTTCCTGAGGAGCCAATGGAAGTTCAGGGAGCAGAAAGAGCTTCCCCTGAGCCTCAG CGGGAGAAtgcttccccagcccctggaacAACAGCAGAAGAGGCCATGTCCCGAGGTCCACCTCCTGCTCCTGAGGGGGGCTCCCGGGATGAACAGGATGGAGCTTCAGCTGAGACAGAACCTTGGGCAGCTGCAGTCCCCCCA GAATGGGTCCCTATTATCCAGCAGGACATTCAGAGCCAGCGGAAGGTGAAACCGCAGCCCCCTCTGAGTGATGCCTACCTCAGTGGTATGCCTGCCAAGAGACGCAAG ACGATGCAGGGTGAGGGCCCCCAGCTGCTTCTCTCAGAGGCTGTGAGCCGGGCAGCTAAGGCAGCCGGAGCTCGGCCCCTGACGAGCCCCGAGAGCCTGAGCCGGGACCTGGAGGCACCAGAGGTTCAGGAGAGCTACAGGCAGCAG CTCCGGTCTGATATACAAAAACGACTGCAGGAAGACCCCAACTACAGTCCCCAGCGCTTCCCCAATGCCCAGCGGGCCTTTGCTGATGATCCTTAG
- the BAG6 gene encoding large proline-rich protein BAG6 isoform 16 (isoform 16 is encoded by transcript variant 43), with product MEPNDSTSTAVEEPDSLEVLVKTLDSQTRTFIVGAQMNVKEFKEHIAASVSIPSEKQRLIYQGRVLQDDKKLQEYNVGGKVIHLVERAPPQTHLPSGASSGTGSASATHGGGSPPGTRGPGASVHDRNANSYVMVGTFNLPSDGSAVDVHINMEQAPIQSEPRVRLVMAQHMIRDIQTLLSRMECRGGPQPQHSQPPPQPPAVTPEPVALSSQTSEPVESEAPPREPMEAEEVEERAPAQNPELTPGPAPAGPTPAPETNAPNHPSPAEYVEVLQELQRLESRLQPFLQRYYEVLGAAATTDYNNNHEGREEDQRLINLVGESLRLLGNTFVALSDLRCNLACTPPRHLHVVRPMSHYTTPMVLQQAAIPIQINVGTTVTMTGNGTRPPPTPNAEAPPPGPGQASSVAPSSTNVESSAEGAPPPGPAPPPATSHPRVIRISHQSVEPVVMMHMNIQGQQVPGFPTAPTRVVIARPTPPQARPSHPGGPPVSGTLQGAGLGTNASLAQMVSGLVGQLLMQPVLVAQGTPGMAPPPAPATASASAGTTNTATTAGPAPGGPAQPPPTPQPSMADLQFSQLLGNLLGPAGPGAGGSGVASPTITVAMPGVPAFLQGMTDFLQATQTAPPPPPPPPPPPPAPEQQTMPPPGSPSGGAGSPGGLGLESLSPEFFTSVVQGVLSSLLGSLGARAGSSESIAAFIQRLSGSSNIFEPGADGALGFFGALLSLLCQNFSMVDVVMLLHGHFQPLQRLQPQLRSFFHQHYLGGQEPTPSNIRMATHTLITGLEEYVRESFSLVQVQPGVDIIRTNLEFLQEQFNSIAAHVLHCTDSGFGARLLELCNQGLFECLALNLHCLGGQQMELAAVINGRIRRMSRGVNPSLVSWLTTMMGLRLQVVLEHMPVGPDAILRYVRRVGDPPQPLPEEPMEVQGAERASPEPQRENASPAPGTTAEEAMSRGPPPAPEGGSRDEQDGASAETEPWAAAVPPEWVPIIQQDIQSQRKVKPQPPLSDAYLSGMPAKRRKTMQGEGPQLLLSEAVSRAAKAAGARPLTSPESLSRDLEAPEVQESYRQQLRSDIQKRLQEDPNYSPQRFPNAQRAFADDP from the exons ATGGAGCCTAATGATAGTACCAGTACCGCTGTGGAGGAGCCTGACAGCTTGGAGGTGTTGGTGAAGACCTTGGACTCTCAAACTCGTACCTTTATTGTGGGGGCCCAG ATGAATGTAAAAGAGTTTAAGGAGCACATTGCTGCCTCTGTCAGCATCCCATCTGAAAAACAACGGCTCATTTACCAGGGACGAGTTCTGCAAGATGATAAGAAGCTTCAGGAATACA ATGTTGGGGGAAAGGTTATCCACCTGGTGGAACGGGCTCCTCCTCAGACTCACCTCCCTTCTGGGGCATCTTCTGGGACGGGGTCTGCCTCAGCCACTCATGGTGGGGGATCCCCCCCTGGTACTCGGGGGCCTGGGGCCTCTGTTCATGACCGGAATGCCAACAGCTATGTCATGGTTGGAACCTTCAATCTTCCT AGTGACGGCTCTGCTGTGGATGTTCACATCAACATGGAACAGGCCCCGATTCAG AGTGAGCCCCGGGTACGGCTGGTGATGGCTCAGCACATGATCAGGGATATACAGACCTTACTATCCCGGATGGAG TGTCGAGGAGGGCCCCAACCGCAGCACAGTCAGCCGCCCCCGCAGCCACCGGCTGTGACCCCGGAGCCAGTAGCCTTGAGCTCTCAAACATCAGAACCAGTTGAAAGTGAAGCACCTCCCCGGGAGCCCATGGAGGCAGAAGAAGTGGAGGAGCGTGCCCCAGCCCAGAACCCGGAGCTCACTCCTGGCCCAGCCCCAGCGGGCCCAACACCTGCCCCGGAAACAAATGCACCCAA CCATCCTTCCCCTGCGGAGTATGTCGAGGTGCTCCAGGAGCTACAGCGGCTGGAGAGTCGCCTCCAGCCCTTCTTGCAGCGCTACTACGAGGTTCTGGGTGCTGCTGCCACCACGGACTACAATAACAAT CACGAGGGCCGGGAGGAGGATCAGCGGTTGATCAACTTGGTAGGGGAGAGCCTGCGACTGCTGGGCAACACCTTTGTTGCACTGTCTGACCTGCGCTGCAATCTGGCCTGCACGCCCCCACGACACCTGCATGTGGTCCGGCCTATGTCTCACTACACCACCCCCATGGTGCTCCAGCAGGCAGCCATTCCCATACAG ATCAATGTGGGAACCACTGTGACCATGACAGGAAATGGGACTCGGCCCCCCCCAACTCCCAATGCAGAGGCACCTCCCCCTGGTCCTGGGCAGGCCTCATCCGTGGCTCCGTCTTCTACCAATGTCGAGTCCTCAGCTGAGGGGGCTCCCCCGCCAGGTCCAGCTCCCCCGCCAGCCACCAGCCACCCGAGGGTCATCCGGATTTCCCACCAGAGTGTGGAACCCGTGGTCATGATGCACATGAACATTCAAG GACAGCAGGTGCCAGGCTTCCCAACAGCTCCAACCCGGGTGGTGATTGCCCGGCCCACTCCTCCACAGGCTCGGCCTTCCCATCCTGGAGGGCCCCCAGTCTCTGGGACACTG CAGGGCGCCGGTCTGGGTACCAATGCCTCGTTGGCCCAGATGGTGAGCGGCCTTGTGGGGCAGCTTCTTATGCAGCCAGTCCTTGTGG CTCAGGGGACCCCAGGTATGGCTCCACCGCCAGCCCCTGCCACTGCTTCTGCCAGTGCTGGCACCACCAACACAGCTACCACAGCTGGCCCCGCTCCTGGGGGGCCTGCCCAGCCTCCACCCACCCCTCAACCCTCCATGGCTGATCTTCAGTTCTCTCAGCTTCTGGGGAACCTGCTAGGGCCTGCagggccaggggctggagggtcTGGTGTGGCTTCTCCCACCATCACTGTGGCGATGCCTGGTGTCCCTGCCTTTCTCCAAGGCATGACTGACTTCTTGCAG GCAACACAGACAgcccctccaccacccccacctcctccacccccaccacctgCCCCAGAGCAGCAGACCATGCCCCCACCAGGCTCCCCTTCTGGTGGCGCAGGGAGTCCTGGAGGCCTGGGTCTTGAGAGCCTGTCACCGGAGTTTTTTACCTCAGTGGTGCAGGGTGTGCTCAGCTCCCTGCTGGGCTCCCTGGGGGCTCGGGCTGGCAGCAGTGAAAGTATTGCTGCCTTCATACAACGCCTCAGTGGATCCAGCAACATCTTTGAGCCTGGAGCTGATGGGGCCCTTG GATTCTTTGGGGCCTTGCTTTCTCTTCTGTGCCAGAACTTCTCTATGGTGGACGTAGTGATGCTTCTCCATGGGCATTTCCAGCCACTACAACGGCTCCAGCCCCAGCTGCGATCCTTCTTCCACCAGCACTACCTGGGTGGTCAGGAGCCCACACCCAGTAACATCCGG ATGGCAACCCACACATTGATCACGGGGCTAGAAGAGTATGTGCGGGAGAGTTTT TCCTTGGTGCAGGTTCAGCCAGGTGTGGACATCATCCGGACAAACCTGGAATTTCTCCAAGAGCAGTTTAATAGCATTGCTGCGCATGTGCTGCATTGCACAG ATAGTGGATTTGGGGCCCGGTTGCTGGAGTTGTGTAACCAAGGCCTGTTTGAATGCCTGGCCCTAAACCTGCACTGCTTGGGGGGACAGCAGATGGAGCTTGCTGCTGTTATCAATGGCCGAATT CGTCGTATGTCTCGTGGGGTGAATCCCTCCTTGGTGAGCTGGCTGACCACTATGATGGGACTGAGGCTTCAGGTGGTACTGGagcacatgcctgtaggcccTGATGCCATTCTCAGATACGTTCGCAGGGTTGGTGATCCCCCCCAG CCACTTCCTGAGGAGCCAATGGAAGTTCAGGGAGCAGAAAGAGCTTCCCCTGAGCCTCAG CGGGAGAAtgcttccccagcccctggaacAACAGCAGAAGAGGCCATGTCCCGAGGTCCACCTCCTGCTCCTGAGGGGGGCTCCCGGGATGAACAGGATGGAGCTTCAGCTGAGACAGAACCTTGGGCAGCTGCAGTCCCCCCA GAATGGGTCCCTATTATCCAGCAGGACATTCAGAGCCAGCGGAAGGTGAAACCGCAGCCCCCTCTGAGTGATGCCTACCTCAGTGGTATGCCTGCCAAGAGACGCAAG ACGATGCAGGGTGAGGGCCCCCAGCTGCTTCTCTCAGAGGCTGTGAGCCGGGCAGCTAAGGCAGCCGGAGCTCGGCCCCTGACGAGCCCCGAGAGCCTGAGCCGGGACCTGGAGGCACCAGAGGTTCAGGAGAGCTACAGGCAGCAG CTCCGGTCTGATATACAAAAACGACTGCAGGAAGACCCCAACTACAGTCCCCAGCGCTTCCCCAATGCCCAGCGGGCCTTTGCTGATGATCCTTAG